Within the bacterium genome, the region GGCTCGGAGAGGCCGAACGAGGCGTTCGTGGAGGCAATCCGGATGTCGGTCGCCTGCAGGAGCTCCGATCCACCGGCCAGGGCGAAACCGTTGATCGCGGCGACGATCGGCTTGTAGAGCTCGAAGGGCCGCAGGAGGGCCGTCGACATGTACTCCGCGACGTTGCCCATCAGACGTTCGCCCCACTCGTCCTCGGGCTGCTTGGCGCCGGTGAAGAGCGGCAGCAGGCTCCCGAGGTCGCCACCGGCGCAGAAGGCCTTGTCGCCGGCGCCCGTCAGGATGGCGACGCGCAGGTCGTCGTCGTCGCGGTAGTCGATCCAGGCTTCCGCGAGCCGGATGATCGACTCGGGGCTGAACGCGTTGCGACGCTCGGGGCGGTTGAGCGTGATCGTCGCGATCCCGTCGTTCTTCTCGTAGATCACATCGGGCATCGAAAGCGGGGCTCCTCGCGAAGTTCGGTCCGACCCATGAGACCCGATCGAGCGCGGCGGCGCTAGGGGCGGGCTATCCTGGCCGTCGCGCGACGGGGGGCGCATGCACACCGACGAAATCCATCGAAGCCGTCACCTCGGCTGGCTCCGGGCCGCCGTGCTCGGCGCGAACGACGGCATCGTCTCGACCGCGAGCCTCGTGCTCGGGGTCGCCGCCGCCGAAGCGAGCCGCGGCGGGGTCCTCACGGCGGGGGTCGCGGGGCTGGTGGCCGGCGCGATGTCGATGGCCGCCGGCGAGTACGTCTCGGTCCACTCCCAGAAGGACGCCGAGGAGGCCGACCTCCGCCGGGAGCGCCAGGAACTCGAAGACGATCCCGAGTTCGAGCTCGAGGAGCTGACCCAGATCTACGTCGCGCGTGGAGTCGACCTGGCGACCGCGGAGCGGGTCGCCGAACAGCTGATGGCCCACGACGCGCTCGATGCCCACGCCCGGGAGGAGCTCGGGATCCTCGAGCACGCCACGGCGCGCCCGGTCCAGGCTGCGCTCGCTTCGGGAACGACCTTCGCCGTGGGCGCCGCGGTCCCGCTGCTCGCCCTCGCCGTGCTGCCGATCGAGCGTGCGGTACCCGGGGTCGGCGGCCTCTCCCTCGTCGCCCTCGCCGGGCTCGGCGCCCTCGGCGCGAACGCCGGCGGCGCGCCCATGGCCCGGGGCGCCGCGCGGGTCACGCTCTGGGGCGCCGCGGCGATGTTTCTGACCACCGTCGTCGGCCAACTCTTCGGCGCCGCGCTCTAGACCGCACCCCCACCGAGCACCCGAAAGCGGCGGACTCCCCGCCGAGCGCCCGCAGGCGGCGGTTGAGACGGCGAACTCCCCGCCGAGCGCCCGCAGGCGGAGGACTAGTACGACAGGAACAGGTACGCGAGCAGCAGCGCCGCCGCCCACATCGCGGTCGCGCCGGTCGGCCAGGGCTCACCGAAGCGGGACCAGGGCGAGAGGGACGCGGAGGCCAGGTCGAGCACGCGGAGCCGGACGGCGTCCGCGATCAGCAGGAAGGTCTCCTGGGCGTCCTTCCAGACGCTGACGAGGCCACGCCAGACGGCCGGGAACGCACGCCGCCAGACCCAATCGACGTCGAGGACGGTCGAGCGGAGCTCCGGCGGGTACCAGCCCATCTTCCAGAGGAAGACGAAGCCCAGGGCCGCGAAGATCAGCAGCTGGAGCACGGTGAAGACGTGGGTCCACGTGTAGGGCGCGTAGTCGACCGGGTACGGCAGGATCGCGTAGAGCGGGGCCGGGTAGACGCCGACGCCGATGCAGAGGAACGCGGCGATGGCCATCGCGGCGAGCATGTTCTTCGGCGCTTCCTCGACGCGCTTGCCGGAGTCGTGGGCGAAGAAGGAGAAGAACGGGATCTTGATGCCCGAGTGGTCGAGGACGCCGGCGCTCGCGAAGAGGAGGACCAACGAGGCGAGGAGCAGGTGCTCGGCATTCGCCGCCGAGAGCACCATCGACTTCGACACGAAGCCCGAGGTGAGCGGGAAGCCGGAGATCGAGATGGAGCCGATGATGCAGAACGCCGCGGTCCAGGGCATCGACTTGTAGAGCCCACCGAGCTCCGACGCCTTGATCGTCCCGACCCGGAAGAGGACGGCGCCCATCGCCATGAAGAGCAGCGCCTTGTAGATCACGTGGGCGAAGACGTGGGCGACGGTGCCGTTCAGGGCGAGCTCGGTGCCGATCCCGATGCCGACGACCATGAAGCCGAGCTGGTTGTTCAGGCTGTACGAAAGGACGCGACGCAGATCGTTCTCGATCACGGCGAAGAAGATCGGGAACGCCGTCATGGCGGCGCCGATCGGGATCAGGATCTCGGTCCCGGCGTAGCCGCGCGCCAGGGCGTAGATCGCGAGCTTCGTCGTGAAGCCGGAGAGGAAGACCGTGCCGGTCACCGTCGCTTCGGGATAGGCGTCCTTCATCCAGCCGTGGAGCAGCGGGAAGCAGGCCTTGATCCCGAAGGCGAGGAAGACCAGCAGGCCGCCGCGAGAGCCGAGGCCGATGTGCTCGAAGGTGAGCGAGCCGGACTCCGCGTAGAGATCGATCGCGCCGGCCAGGAGCAGCAGGCCGGACAGGACCTGGATCACGAGGTACCGCTGCCCCGCGCGCAGGGCGCGCTCGTTGCGGCTCGCCCAGATCAGGAAGACCGACGAGACGGCGGTCAGCTCCCACCAGACGAAGAGCGTGAGCAGGTCACCTGCGAAGACGGCAGCGATCGCCGCGCCGGCGTAGATCAGCGAGGCGCCGGCCTGGAGCGGATCGCGCTGGTGGGCCGCGTAGAGGACGCCGATGAACGCGGCGATGTGGAAGACGATTCCGAAGACCCGGGAGAGCGGATCGATCCGCGTGATCTCGAGGGTGTAGTCGAAGACCTGGAGCGTCTGCGAGAACTCCGCAGGCATCTGGAAGAGCTGCCAGAGCCCGATCACAGGCAGGACCAGCATCGCCGGCTGGGACAGGCGCTGGGGCAGGAGGGCGACGGGGATCGCCGCGAGGACGAGCAGGAGGCCGGGCGGCGAGCCCTGCAGGATGGCACCGAGGAGATCAGTCATGAGACGTCTCCTCGCGCACAGCTGCGGCCTCGACCGTGGCGTCCTCGTAGTAGTCCTCGTCGCGCATCACCAGCTTGCGCAGGAGCTTCGCCGAGTTCACGAGCCCGACGTACGCCGCGAACCCGAAGACCGCGTCGAACGCGAACCACTCCTGGAAGCCGAAGTGGCCGTGCTTGTGATAGAAGAGATCCGCCAGGACGACCCCGATCGCGGCCGCGATCAGGATCTTGATCAGCAGGTTCACGTTCTCCGGCTGATCGAGCCAGTACGAGCGTTCGCCCTCGGGAGCGGAGCCGTGCGCGTGATTCTCGTCGGACATCTCCCCTCCCCTATTCCAGCCCGAACGCCGGGGCGAGCAGGTCGTAGACCGCATCGGTGTAGAAGAACGCGACGAAGCAGAGGAGCGCCGTCGTGCAGATCGGGAGCAGCATGAGCAGCGGCGCGTCGGCGACGCCGCCCTCCTCACCTTCGGGCAGCGGCCGGAAGAAGGCGCGCACGACGATGGGCATCAGATAGCCGATCGAGAGCAGCGAGCTCACCATGAAGACCATGCCGAGCCAGAACTGGTCGGCCTCGAAGGCGCCGGTCACGAGGAACCACTTGCTCCAGGCGCCGCCGAAGGGCGGCAGCCCGATGATCGAAAAGCTGGCCACGCAGAAGGCGCCGAAGGTGAAGGGCATCTTGCGGCCGAGGCCGTCGAGCTGACTGACCTTGTCCTTGTGGGCCACGACGTAGACGGCGCCGGCGACGAAGAAGAGCGTGATCTTGCCGATGGCGTGCATCAGGATGTGGAGACCCGCGCCCATGGCCGCCGTTCCCGTCGCGAGCATGGCCCCGAGCACGATGTAGGAGAGCTGGCTGATCGTGGAGTAGGCGAGTCGCGGCTTGAACCCGTCGAGGGAGAGCGCCCGGACCGACGCGGCGAGGATCGTGATCGCCGCGATCCAGGCGACGAGATCCGAAAGCCCGCCGGTCGACAGCATGTCGAATCCGAACACGTAGACCGCGATCTTGAGCACGGAGAAGACACCGGCCTTCACGACGGCGACGGCGTGGAGGAGCGCCGAGACGGGCGTGGGTGCGACCATCGCGGCCGGCAGCCAGCGATGGAAGGGCATGAGCGCCGCCTTCCCGATCCCGTAGGAGAAGAGCAGCAGAAGGAGCGTGGCCTGCGTGCCTTCGATCCTGCCTTCGAGGATGCCACCGGGGCGGAAGCCGAGATCGTCCGCGAGGGTCGACGTCCAGAGGATCGCGAGGAGCAGGAAGAGGACCGAGGTCGAGACCAGGATCCCCAGGTAGAGCCGCCCCGCCTTGACCGCCGCCTCCGTCCCGGCGTGGGTCACGAGCGGGAAGGTCGAGAAGGTCAGGATCTCGTAGAAGAGGAAGAGCGTGACGAGGTCGCCGGCGAAGGCGATGCCCAGGGCGGCGGAGATCGCGAGGGCGAAGCAGGTGAAGAACCGCGTCTGGTTCTTCTCGTGGTGGCCTCGCATGTACCCGAAGCCGTAGAGCGAGGTCAGGATCCACAGCCCCGACGCCACGAGGCCGAAGAGCAGCCCCAGCGGCTCGACCTCGAAGCCGAGGCCCAGGCCCGGCATCCAGTCCGGCAGGCCGATGCTCGGGCGCGCCCCGTCCAGCACGGGTTCGACGAGCCGGAGCACCTGGGAGAAGGTCGCGATCCCGATCAGGACCGTCCACGCGTCCCGGGCGTTGTCCGAGACGAAGCGCCCGAGGATCTGCACACCCGCCGCGCCGAGGAGCGGCAGACAGAGGGCAGCGACGATCGCCATGTTCGCAGTCTCGGCGTTCACGCTAGACGCCCCCACCGAGCCCGAGGAAGAGCTGTCTGGCCGCGGCTTCGGCGACGTCGACCGAGAAGTCCGAGAAGAGCCCGAACCAGATCGTCATGCCCGCCAGGATCCAGGTCGGGATCAGCAGGCGGAGCGGCGCCTCGCGTCGCTCGACCTCGCCATCGGGCTCCGCGAAGTAGGCGACCTCGACGAGCCGCCAGATGTAGACGACCGCGAGCACCGAGCTGGCCATGATCAGGAAGGCCAGGAAGAGCTGGTCCTGCTCGAGCGCCGCCGAGACCAGCGCCCACTTGCTCACGAAGCCCGCCGTCCCCGGCACGCCGACCAATGCGAGCCCCGATGCGACGAGCGCCGCCATCGTGAGGGGCATCCGCTGCCCCAGACCACGCATCATCGCGATCTTCGTCGCGCCCATCCGCCAGGTCACACAGGCGGCGACGAGAAAGAGCGCGCCCTTCATGAGCGCGTGGTTGAACAGGTGGATGAGGCCGGCCGCGACGCCCGCTTCCGTGGCGAGGGAGAGGCCGAGGGTCATGTACCCGATCTGCGCGATCGACGAGTAGGCCAGCAGCCGCTTGAAGTCGGTCTGGTAGATCGCGGCGATCGACCCGACGAACATCGCGAGGACCGAAAGCGGCATGAGCAACGTGTCGATCCCGATCCGATCGAAGACCAGGGCAGCACCGAAGAGGCCCAACGAGAACCGGATCAAGAGGTAGTAGGCGACCTTGGTCGCCGTCGCCGCCAGGAACGCGGAGACGATCGGCGGCGCCTCGCTGTAGGCGTTGGGCAGCCACTGATGGAGCGGGAAGACGGCGAGCTTCGTGCTGATCCCGACGACGACGAAGGCGACGGCGACCAGGACCGTCCGGGTCTCGCTCACCGCCTGGAGGCGCACGGCCATGTCGACCATGTTGAGCGTCCCCGTCATCTGGTACATCAGCCCGATGCCGATCAGGAGGAAGGTCGCGCCGATCGTCCCCATCACGAGGTACGAGAAGGCCGCCATCAGCGCGCGGCGCTCCCGGCCGAGGGCGATCAGGATGTAGGAGGAGAGCGACGAGATCTCCATGAAGACGAAGACGTTGAAGACGTCGCCGGTGATCGTCACGCCGAGCAGGCCGGTCAGGCAGAGCAACGCGGCCGAGTAGAAGAGGTACTCGCGACCGACCGGGATCGCGCGGCGCGCCTGGCCGGGGCCCGCCGCGAAGACGACCGCCGCGACGAGGGAGACCACGACCAGCACGAACGCGTTCGTGATGTCGATCCGGTACTCGATCCCGAAGGGCCGGGGCCAGCCACCGAACTCGTAGACGAGAATCTGTCCGTCCATCGTCTGCTCGAGGAGGCCGAAGGAGATCCCCAGGCAGGCGAAGCTGATCGCGACCGTGAAGGCCGAGGCCAGGGCCTCCTTCCGCAGCAGGAAGCAGAGCGGCGCCCCCATCAGGGGCAAGAGCACCTGGAGCGCCGGGAGATGATCCGCGAACGAGAGCGCCTCGGTCGCGACGTGGTGGGTAGCGGCGCCGTCGGTCACGCGACGCCTCCCTCTGAGGCGGCCTTGCCCGCTTCTTCCCGGGCTTCCGTCGCGAGGTCCTTCGCGTCCTCGGCGCGGTCGAGGGCCACGATCTCGTCCTCCTCGACGGTCTCGTAGGCCTCCTTGATCCGCACGACGAGAGCGAGACCCAGGGCGGTGCTCGCCACGCCGACGACGATCGCCGTCAGCATGAGCACGTGCGGCACCGGGTTGGAGTAGACGATCTCGGAACGTCCATCGATCAGGATCGGCGCGGTTCCGCCGGCCACCTTCCCCATCGAAACGTAGAGCAGGATCACGCTCGCCTGGAAGATGTTGATTCCCATGATCTTCTTGACGAGGTTGCCGCGGGAGATCGCGATGTAGAGACCGATCATCATCAACGTGATGCAGCCGAGGTAGTTCCAGTGGGTCAGGAAGTGGTTCCAGAGATCGACGATCACTGTCGCGACCTCCCGGCGAACGCGTAGAAGATCGCGACCATCACGAAGGTCACCGTGATCCCCACGCCGAGCTCGACGAGCAGGATCCCCAGGTGCTGGCCGTGGGCCATGTCGTGGGTGTCGAGCATCCCGTAGTGGAGGAACTCGCCGCCCATCAGCATGGACACGACGCCGACGCCCGCATAGAGGAGTGCGCCGAGGGCGATCCCGACCTCGACCACGATCGGCGGCACCTTCTCGCGCAGCGAATCGAGACCGAAGATCAACGCGTGGAGGATCAGCCCCGCGGCGAAGATCACGCCCGCCTGGAAGCCGCCCCCCGGCCCGTAGTCACCGTGGAACTGGACGTAGAGGGCGAAGAGCAGGATGAAGGGAACGAGCGCCTTGCCGACGATCCGCAGGATGATCGTCTCGCGCACGCGCATCTTGATCGGCGTGCGCTCGCCCAAGTCGTCGAGGCGATCGCTCATGCGCCCTCCCCGTCGCCGTCTCGACGATCCGGGTCTCCGCTCCGCGTCACGAATCCGCCGAGGAGGAGGATCGCGCCCACGGCCGCCGTGAGGACCACGGTCGTCTCTCCGTACGTGTCGTAGCCGCGATAGCTGGCCAGGACCGACGTCACGACGTTCGGAATCCCGATCTCGGCACTCGAATCGACCAGGTAGTGCGGCGCGACGTGCCGATGGATCGGTGCATTCGGATCGCCGTAGGCCGGCATGTCGAGGGTGCCGTAGGCGAGCAGGAGCCCGGTGGCGGTCACGACGGCGAGTCCGATCACGCGGTGGTGGAGCGGGCGCGTCTCATTCGAGGTCGTGAGCCCGAGGGCGCCCAGGAAGAGGACGGTCGAGATCCCGGCGCCGACCGCCGCCTCGGTGAAGGCGACGTCGACCGCGTCCATCATGGTCTGCATGCCCGCCGCGAGGAGCGAGAAGATGCCGAAGAGCATCGCCGCCGCGAAGAGGCTGCGCAGCCGCGCGATCACGACCGCGAGGACGATCATCAGGAGGAAGAGGCTCGCCTCGATGGCCGCGCCCATGGCCTGCTCGCCCATCAGGTGCCCTCCCCGCGCCGCGCGGCCTCGAGCGCCTCGTTCCGGATCGCTTCCGCGGCCCCGGTCGCTTCCTGGACGTCCGGCGCCTCGAGTCCCTTCGAGTAGGCCGCCTTCACGAGGGCGTGGGCGGCGGTCGGGCTCGTCAGGAAGAGAAAGAGGAAGATGATCACGAGCTTGACCGTGACGAGGTCGATCCCGTTGTGGATCGCGAGCCCCAGCAGGATCAGCGTCGCGCCCATCGTGTCCGTGAGGCTCGCCGCATGGGTCCGCGTGTAGAAGTCGGGCATCCGCAGCAGGCCGATGCCCCCGATCACGGAGAAGAGGCCCCCGCCCACGAGGCAGGCCCAGACGAGGATGTCGCGCAGACCGTCCATTACTTGAGCTGCTCGTCGCTCGCGAGATTCGCGAACTTGCTGAAGCGGAGGAGCGCGATCATCCCGGTGAAGTTCATGAGCGCGTAGAGGATCGCGAGATCGAGCCACTCGGGGCGACCGGTGAGGAAGCCCCCGACGGCGATCAGGAGCACGGTCTTCGTGCCGACCATGTTCGCGGCGAGCACGCGATCGAAGACCGTCGGGCCGAGGAACGCCCGGATCACCGCGAGGAGCATCGTCGCCAGCACGGCGACCATGGCGACGACGAATACGTTCACGCGTCGCTCCCGGCCGCCGTCTCGCGCGCGGTCGCGCCTTCGAGAGCCGCGACGCGGCGGTCCATCTCGCCGCTCAGGAGCCCCTCCGCGGAGTCGCTCGTCAGCGCGTGGACGAGGAGCTTTCCGTCGCGCACGTCGAGGGTCACCGTCCCCGGCGTCAGAGTGATCGAGTTCGCGTAGATCACCTGCGCGACGTCGGATGCCTGGCTGGCCTCGACCTGCAGGATGCGCGGACGGATCGGCAGCGAGGGCGACAGGATCACGCGCGCCACCGACAGGTTCGACAGCACGATCTCCTTGGCGAGCCACGGCAGGTAGAACACGTGACCCGGGCCGAGTTGGGTCGGCACCGCTTCGTCGTCGACGATCCCGAGATGCATCACGATCGCGACGACCGCCGCGCACGACAGTGCGCCGTAGATCATCAGGGTGGCGGTGTAGTGTCCCGAGAGCAGGAGCCAGGTGCCGTAGAGGGCGGCGAAGAGCACGATCGCTCGCTTCATCGGATCCTCTCTCCCGGCGGCGCACCCGTCGCCGCTCCCATCCCCGATCCCCAGCGTCGGATTTGGGACGCGTCGACGATATCACTCGATCGCGCGCTTGAAACTCCCATTCGGCTGCGCGACACGAGACCTGAACTCGCCAAGCACTTGATCTCGCTCTCGTTTTCACTCGCCGAGCGGAATTCATGCGAACGCCCGAGAGCTTCCGGATTCGACCCCGTCCGCCTTCCGGCGTTCGCACCAGGGTGCACGCCGCGATGTCCCGAGGTCGGCGCCGGGGTCGCGTTCGCGCGGGGCTTTCCCTTCGGACGGCGGAGCACGCCCGACCCGGGCCCTCGTGCGCGCGCGTCGCTGCCCGCGCCTAGCTCTGCGACGCGAAGACCTCGCCGAAGCGCGCCACGTGGTCGAGGTACTCGGCGCGATCGCCGGGCGGGAAGCCGAGGGTGACCCAGGTGACGCCGGCGTCCTCGAGCGCCCCGAACTGCTCGCGGATCGCGTCGTCGTCGGGCAGCTTGCGCGTGTTCATGTGCAGCCCGAAGGGGACGAAGTTGACGTCGATCGGCTCGGTTCGACCCTGCTTCGCCGCGTACTCGTTCATCTTCCCGATCGCCTGGGCGAGATCGTCGACGTTCTCGATGGCGCTCGTCCGGGTCCGCTGGGTGCCCGCCGCGGGCAGCGGCATCGGGCTCCACCCCTGCGCGAAGTCGACCACGCGTCGCCGGGCGCGCGGGCTGTTCCCGCCGATCCAGATCGGCGGATGCGGCTGCTGGACCGGCGGCGGCTGCATCGTATTGCCCGTGGCCTCGAAGCCCGCGCCCTTCATCGCCACCGAGTCCCCCGTCCAGGCCGCCTTCATGGCGACGATCGCGTCGTCGGTCACGTCGTTGCGGTTCGCGAAGTCGGCGCCGAGGGCCGCGAACTCGCCTTCGAGGTAGCCCGCGCCGACGCCCATGATCACCCGGCCGCCCGAGGCGGCATCCAGGCTCGCGATCGCCTTCGCGGTCAAGAAAGGGTTGCGATACGAGAGAACGAGCAGATTCGTGTGGAGCCGCAGGGTCGAGGTCGCCCCCGCCGCGATCGCGAGCGAAACGAAGGGGTCGAGAGCGTGGTGCCCGCCCGAGCCGAGCCATTCGTCGCTCGGAAAGGGATGTTCCGTGACGAAGGCCGCATCGAAGCCCGCGCGCTCGATCGCCTGCGCGATCTCCGCGATGGCATCGGCCGTCCCGAACTGGTCGACGGCGTCGACACGGTCGGTGGGGAGCTGGATCGAGAACTTGAGGGCCATGTCTGAGTCTCCGGGGGCCGTCCCGCCGGGCTGGCCAGGAGGCGAGCCCCCAGGATTGCAGACTCGCGGCCCGCGCGCGCAAGAATTCGGCTTCGCCCGCGATCGCTAGCCGGAGACCCGGTGGCCCGGCGGCGGCGGATCGACGGGCGGACCGGCGAAGCACTGCGCGATCTCCATCCACGCGTTCGCCACGTCGCCCTGCACGTCGAGGGCGGTGTCCTTCACGTTCCGGACCTGGGTCACGGTGAGACAGAAGTCGAGGGCGGTTCCTTCGATCGTCTCCCCGGGGCTCGCCTCGGCGGGGTCTCCATACTCCCAGAGCGCACCGGAAGGCGCGGTCAGCCGCAGGAGCGGCGGCGAACCCGGCGGATCCAGCTTCCGATTGACGAACGTCCAACCGAAGGTGCGGTAGCCGATCGCGACGATGTTCCGGATCCGATCCGTGTGGGTCCGTTCGGCGCCGACGAGGTCGTAGATCGCCTGGGCGTGGGCCCAGGTCTCCATGAAGCGCGCGGTCGTGAACATCGAGGCGCCCATGTCGGGGCCGAACCAGGGGAGCCTCGCCTTCGGGTCGAGCTCCCCGAGCTCGTCGGCGAGGGCGAAAGCGGTCTCCCGCCACTTCGCGAGCAGCGCGTCGGCGGAGAGATGCCCGAGGGCTTCGCGCTGGAGCTCCTTCATCGACTTGCCCGAGCCCATCATGCCGTTCAGCTCCTTGCGCTTCGGAGCGAAGCCCTCCTCGCCGTGTGTGCAATGGAGCGACACGTCGTCGAAGAAGTGGAGATGAGCCACGACGTCCCAGGGTGTCCAGTCCATGAAGCGCGTCTCGCGCTCCCAGTCGGCGGCCTCGATCGTCGAATAGAAGGCATGGAGGTCCGCGACCTCGTCCCGAAAGTCCTGCGCGATGGGCAACATGGTCTGCGTCCCCGTTAGGCCGAGCGCAGCTCTTCGAGGTATCCGGCGCGCTCCTCTTCGGCCACGAAGTCGAAGCTGCAGAGCACGCGATCCACGAGTCCGCCCCAGCGGGCCTTGATTGCCCCGGCCACCTGGGACGGCTCCGCGACGACGGCGAAGGCCTCGAGGATCTCGTCGGTGATCTCCTCGCCCATCGCGTCCCATTCGCCCCGCTTGGACAGGCGATTGAGATCGCCCTGGAGATCCCCCCACCCATGGGCATCGAGGACGGGCTTGTAGGCCGGCGTCGATCCGTAGAAGGCGATCTGCTTGGCGGTCGCGGTTCGCGCCTCCTGCCACTTCTGCTCGTCCTGGCCGGTCACCACGAAGGACGGCAGGCAGAGCTCGAGATCCGAGCGGGCGCGACCGCTCTTCGCGAGCCCCGCTTCGAGCGACGGAAGCGTCACCTCCCGAACGTACTTCTCGGTCGTGAACGCGTGGACGAGCATGCCGTCCGCGACCTCGCCGCAGACCCGGGTCATGAGCGGACCGACTGCGGCGACCACGACCTTCGGCGGTCCGTAGGCGTTGTTGGTCGGCGTGAACATCGGCGTCATCAGCGTGTGCCTGTAGAACTCGCCGCGGAAGTCGAGCTTCTCCCCCTCGTACCAGCAGTCCCAGATCGCGCGCATCGCGAGCACGAGCTCGCGCATCCGCGCCGCCGGCTTCGACCATTCCATCGAGAAGCGCTTCGTGATGTGCGGCTTGATCTGGGACCCGAGTCCCAGGATGAAGCGCCCCTTGGAGAACGCCTGCAGGTCGTTGCCGATGTTCGCCAGGGTCATCGGGTTGCGCGCGAATGCGACCGCGATCGAGGTCATCAGCTGAATGCGCTCGGTGTGCTCCGCGGCCAGGGCGAGCGGCAGAAAGGGGTCGTTCGCGATCTCCGCGGTCACCATCCCGTCGTAGCCCTGCTCTTCGAGTCGCCGGGCCGCGGCGGGCACGTTCGCGAGGTCCGCGATCCCCATCAGTCCCGAATCGATCTTCATCGTCTACTCCTGTTCGTCCTGGATCCAGTCCGGATCCCGCTTCTCGAGGAAGGCCTGCATGCCCTCCCGCGCTTCTTCGCTCGCGAAACACTCGGCGGAGAGATCGGCGGCCCACGCCATCGCCTCTTCCGGTCGTTTGAGCGGCGCCTCGTAGACCAGCCGCTTCGCAATCCCGAGCGCCTTGGGCCCACCCTTCCGGAAGTCCGCCAGGACCTCCTCGACCGCCCCGTCGAGCTCGCCTCCCGAAACCGCCCGGGAGATCAGTCCGTACTCCGCGGCCTTCGCCCCGGAGAACCGGTTGCCGCGCAGGAAGGCCTCCATCGCCTCGCCGCGCCGCATCTTGGGCAGACACACCACCGAGATGATCGCGGGCGTGACCCCGAGCCGGACCTCCGAGAAGCCGAACTTCACGTCTTCCCGCGCGATCGCGACGTCGCAGGCCGCCGCCAGTCCGTTGCCCCCGCCGAGGGCATGCCCATCGATCCGACCGACGATCGGCGTCGGCGATGCGAGCATGTCTTCGAGCAGGGCCGGGAACTGATCGATTCTCGTCGACCCGCCCGCTTCGTTGCGCGCGGACTGCTCCTTCAGGTTGGCCCCGGCGCACCAGGTCGTGCCCTCGTTGGTCAGCACGAAGGCGCGGATCCGGTCGTCGGCGTTCGCGCGCGCCAGGGCGTCGCGCACGCGACCGACCAGGTCCGACCCGAGCGCGTTCCGGTTCGGTTGGTCCGCGAGGGTCACGGTCATGACCTCGCGTTCGATTTCGACCCGAACGATGTCTTCGGAACCCGCTTCGCTCGGCACTTCGCTCCCTCCGTCCCCCGCGTGCGCGGCACTCCCTCGGTCGAGCAGGAGGGAACGGGCGAAGGGGGAATCGGTCGATCCGGTAGTATCAGAGCCGCCCCACGCCCGCCAACTCGCACACGAGAAGCGGAGTCTCACGAGGAATCCCCATCCATGGCCGACCCCATCCGCATCGCGAACTGCTCCGGTTATTTCGGGGACCGCCCGAGCGGTGCGCGCGAGATGGTCGAGGGCGGACCGATCGACGTCCTGACCGGCGACTGGCTCGCCGAGCTCACGATGCTGATCCTGTCGAAGATCCAGGCGAAGCGTCCCGG harbors:
- a CDS encoding cation:proton antiporter subunit C codes for the protein MMIGLYIAISRGNLVKKIMGINIFQASVILLYVSMGKVAGGTAPILIDGRSEIVYSNPVPHVLMLTAIVVGVASTALGLALVVRIKEAYETVEEDEIVALDRAEDAKDLATEAREEAGKAASEGGVA
- a CDS encoding Na(+)/H(+) antiporter subunit D; translated protein: MTDLLGAILQGSPPGLLLVLAAIPVALLPQRLSQPAMLVLPVIGLWQLFQMPAEFSQTLQVFDYTLEITRIDPLSRVFGIVFHIAAFIGVLYAAHQRDPLQAGASLIYAGAAIAAVFAGDLLTLFVWWELTAVSSVFLIWASRNERALRAGQRYLVIQVLSGLLLLAGAIDLYAESGSLTFEHIGLGSRGGLLVFLAFGIKACFPLLHGWMKDAYPEATVTGTVFLSGFTTKLAIYALARGYAGTEILIPIGAAMTAFPIFFAVIENDLRRVLSYSLNNQLGFMVVGIGIGTELALNGTVAHVFAHVIYKALLFMAMGAVLFRVGTIKASELGGLYKSMPWTAAFCIIGSISISGFPLTSGFVSKSMVLSAANAEHLLLASLVLLFASAGVLDHSGIKIPFFSFFAHDSGKRVEEAPKNMLAAMAIAAFLCIGVGVYPAPLYAILPYPVDYAPYTWTHVFTVLQLLIFAALGFVFLWKMGWYPPELRSTVLDVDWVWRRAFPAVWRGLVSVWKDAQETFLLIADAVRLRVLDLASASLSPWSRFGEPWPTGATAMWAAALLLAYLFLSY
- a CDS encoding monovalent cation/H+ antiporter subunit D family protein, which gives rise to MGAPLCFLLRKEALASAFTVAISFACLGISFGLLEQTMDGQILVYEFGGWPRPFGIEYRIDITNAFVLVVVSLVAAVVFAAGPGQARRAIPVGREYLFYSAALLCLTGLLGVTITGDVFNVFVFMEISSLSSYILIALGRERRALMAAFSYLVMGTIGATFLLIGIGLMYQMTGTLNMVDMAVRLQAVSETRTVLVAVAFVVVGISTKLAVFPLHQWLPNAYSEAPPIVSAFLAATATKVAYYLLIRFSLGLFGAALVFDRIGIDTLLMPLSVLAMFVGSIAAIYQTDFKRLLAYSSIAQIGYMTLGLSLATEAGVAAGLIHLFNHALMKGALFLVAACVTWRMGATKIAMMRGLGQRMPLTMAALVASGLALVGVPGTAGFVSKWALVSAALEQDQLFLAFLIMASSVLAVVYIWRLVEVAYFAEPDGEVERREAPLRLLIPTWILAGMTIWFGLFSDFSVDVAEAAARQLFLGLGGGV
- a CDS encoding monovalent cation/H+ antiporter subunit D family protein (subunit D of antiporter complex involved in resistance to high concentrations of Na+, K+, Li+ and/or alkali; contains an oxidoreductase domain; catalyzes the transfer of electrons from NADH to ubiquinone); the encoded protein is MAIVAALCLPLLGAAGVQILGRFVSDNARDAWTVLIGIATFSQVLRLVEPVLDGARPSIGLPDWMPGLGLGFEVEPLGLLFGLVASGLWILTSLYGFGYMRGHHEKNQTRFFTCFALAISAALGIAFAGDLVTLFLFYEILTFSTFPLVTHAGTEAAVKAGRLYLGILVSTSVLFLLLAILWTSTLADDLGFRPGGILEGRIEGTQATLLLLLFSYGIGKAALMPFHRWLPAAMVAPTPVSALLHAVAVVKAGVFSVLKIAVYVFGFDMLSTGGLSDLVAWIAAITILAASVRALSLDGFKPRLAYSTISQLSYIVLGAMLATGTAAMGAGLHILMHAIGKITLFFVAGAVYVVAHKDKVSQLDGLGRKMPFTFGAFCVASFSIIGLPPFGGAWSKWFLVTGAFEADQFWLGMVFMVSSLLSIGYLMPIVVRAFFRPLPEGEEGGVADAPLLMLLPICTTALLCFVAFFYTDAVYDLLAPAFGLE
- a CDS encoding enoyl-CoA hydratase-related protein; translated protein: MPDVIYEKNDGIATITLNRPERRNAFSPESIIRLAEAWIDYRDDDDLRVAILTGAGDKAFCAGGDLGSLLPLFTGAKQPEDEWGERLMGNVAEYMSTALLRPFELYKPIVAAINGFALAGGSELLQATDIRIASTNASFGLSEPQRGLVPGAGSMVRLPRQVPWAKAMEILMTGDPVSAEDALAMGFVNDVVEPEALMPRALEFADRLKRNAPLAVAAVKEAALRTSGLPLEEAFAIENQVSARVTSSEDAREGPRAFMEKRDPVWTGR
- a CDS encoding VIT family protein, which produces MHTDEIHRSRHLGWLRAAVLGANDGIVSTASLVLGVAAAEASRGGVLTAGVAGLVAGAMSMAAGEYVSVHSQKDAEEADLRRERQELEDDPEFELEELTQIYVARGVDLATAERVAEQLMAHDALDAHAREELGILEHATARPVQAALASGTTFAVGAAVPLLALAVLPIERAVPGVGGLSLVALAGLGALGANAGGAPMARGAARVTLWGAAAMFLTTVVGQLFGAAL